A genomic stretch from Petrimonas mucosa includes:
- a CDS encoding RagB/SusD family nutrient uptake outer membrane protein, whose translation MSCNYLDIIPDNIPTLDDAFANRYTAEQYLATCYWGLPKAAGWDQNPAFLGSMEIIMNPNFRTSGGMRHALGEDNPTSPVINYWGSTATAIRSLYAGIRECNTFLDNIGRVQDLKSDERDRMIAEVKTIKAWMHFYLITYYGPICPLRESTPINTSTTGIRVYREKIDDCFAYVLELLEEVIASDALPDRITNRTTELGRFTQAVPYALKARVLTYWASDLFNGNTDYSTFRDHKGEPFFNQVKDPSRWSLAAEACKKAIEVCLANDIRLYQVEDYMQTKPMSDTTLLINTLRSAVSDQQNTNVELIFGNTGYPCGSNVQRHCLPRFEAGSAANATSRLAVPLHIVDLFYSSNGLPLEDDQGWLENDKYNTRFETLRVGDDMHRYVIQPGEVTSQVNFDRELRFYAALGFDRGKWYGNHYNNEPNNDAEAMFPMARFSEFSNRVANNEYNPTGYWPKKLVNLNTRWRDANELTYLSYPYPDMRFADLLLLAAETINESTPGDDNVAVNPEVYSYVDMVRERAGLEGIVETYQKYAIADKKNKPMTKGGMREIIRRERKVELSLEGQDYWDQKRWKTAHIELNRNIQGWNVTAEDPSPSAYYVPTTIYTKRFTLRDYFAPIPESDLINNPQLVQNPGW comes from the coding sequence ATGTCCTGTAACTACCTGGACATCATTCCGGATAATATTCCTACACTGGATGATGCCTTTGCAAACAGATATACGGCAGAGCAGTATCTTGCCACATGTTACTGGGGGCTTCCCAAAGCTGCGGGATGGGATCAGAATCCAGCTTTTCTGGGTTCGATGGAGATCATCATGAACCCCAATTTCCGTACCAGCGGAGGAATGAGACATGCGTTGGGAGAAGATAATCCTACATCACCTGTTATCAATTACTGGGGCAGTACAGCTACAGCCATCCGTTCACTCTATGCAGGTATCCGTGAATGCAATACTTTCCTCGACAATATCGGGAGGGTCCAGGACCTGAAAAGTGACGAACGGGACCGGATGATAGCCGAAGTGAAAACCATCAAGGCGTGGATGCACTTTTACCTGATTACCTATTACGGCCCCATATGTCCGTTAAGGGAGAGCACACCCATCAATACCTCCACAACAGGCATCCGGGTTTACAGGGAAAAAATCGATGACTGTTTTGCCTACGTTCTGGAGCTGCTCGAAGAGGTGATTGCATCTGACGCGTTGCCCGACCGTATCACTAACCGGACCACCGAACTGGGCAGATTTACACAGGCGGTGCCTTATGCGCTGAAAGCAAGGGTTTTGACCTATTGGGCGAGCGACCTTTTCAATGGGAATACCGACTATAGCACCTTCAGGGACCATAAGGGCGAACCCTTTTTCAACCAGGTGAAGGATCCATCCCGATGGAGTTTGGCTGCAGAAGCCTGCAAGAAGGCCATTGAGGTATGCCTGGCCAACGATATCCGCCTCTACCAGGTGGAAGACTATATGCAGACAAAACCGATGTCTGACACCACACTGCTTATCAATACGCTCAGAAGCGCCGTAAGTGATCAACAGAACACCAACGTGGAACTGATTTTTGGAAATACTGGATATCCCTGTGGTTCAAATGTCCAAAGGCACTGTCTGCCACGTTTTGAAGCAGGTTCGGCTGCCAATGCAACCTCCAGGCTGGCTGTGCCCCTTCATATTGTAGATCTTTTCTATTCATCCAACGGACTCCCGCTGGAGGATGACCAAGGCTGGCTGGAGAACGACAAATACAATACCCGTTTTGAAACTCTCCGTGTAGGTGACGATATGCACCGTTACGTCATTCAGCCTGGAGAGGTCACTTCCCAGGTCAACTTCGACCGTGAGTTGAGGTTTTATGCCGCACTTGGTTTCGACAGGGGCAAATGGTACGGCAACCACTACAATAATGAACCGAACAATGATGCCGAAGCCATGTTTCCGATGGCCCGCTTTTCAGAGTTCTCGAACCGGGTGGCCAATAACGAATATAACCCCACTGGATATTGGCCCAAAAAGCTGGTAAACCTGAATACCCGCTGGCGTGATGCCAATGAACTGACCTATCTGAGCTATCCCTATCCCGATATGCGTTTTGCAGATCTGTTGCTGCTGGCTGCAGAAACCATCAACGAGTCAACTCCCGGAGATGATAATGTTGCGGTCAATCCCGAGGTCTACAGTTATGTGGATATGGTCAGGGAACGTGCCGGGCTTGAAGGCATAGTGGAGACCTACCAGAAGTATGCCATTGCCGACAAGAAGAATAAACCGATGACCAAAGGCGGAATGAGGGAGATTATCCGTCGCGAGAGAAAAGTGGAGTTGTCTCTTGAGGGGCAGGACTATTGGGACCAGAAACGGTGGAAGACGGCGCATATCGAGTTGAACCGGAACATCCAGGGATGGAATGTAACCGCGGAAGACCCAAGCCCCAGTGCCTATTATGTGCCGACAACCATTTACACGAAACGGTTTACACTGCGTGATTACTTTGCTCCGATTCCAGAGAGTGATTTGATCAATAATCCCCAACTGGTACAAAACCCAGGCTGGTAA
- a CDS encoding DUF4998 domain-containing protein produces MKRYILLLIAICAIFSSCDDMMEVHKPFIKGGEKVYALKLDQSSFYAGHNQVYFKYYMANTTNIKSVDLYWDDDSLIIPMPSHGSGMVSIPAPEERSYSFKFRTTDIFGNHSLWNTGFANSYGEYFQKSLLNRSVKSFQLINNNSNGEITWFPPAANLIRTEVRYTDINGQEQLVDVPIGENETLCPGLGVNRFDVRSFFLPEANAMDTFYTDWQHVTPVYQLPTTGWSIKYCNSWHGQPSLTGTANMPHFIFDGDFNTFWHSNYANYTLGTHPLDPEITRDPPPFTTVIDMGEPVEIAKVDIYRRLSNNNTQTVIVYAPAIADDQLSDEDFKWLGNVPVSYTNHSIFKNYFYPGVENENWKELGRVEFPSTSFSTPEENLREVDATSHNIKSRYVKLILPNTRSNGNVSLAEVAIHGR; encoded by the coding sequence ATGAAAAGATATATCTTATTATTAATAGCCATCTGTGCCATATTTTCATCATGCGATGACATGATGGAGGTGCACAAGCCGTTTATCAAGGGCGGAGAGAAGGTGTATGCATTGAAGTTGGACCAGTCAAGCTTTTATGCCGGGCACAACCAGGTCTATTTCAAGTATTACATGGCCAATACGACAAATATCAAAAGTGTTGATCTCTATTGGGATGATGATTCGCTGATCATACCGATGCCGTCGCATGGATCGGGCATGGTATCCATACCTGCTCCGGAGGAGAGATCCTACTCGTTTAAATTCCGGACCACCGACATCTTCGGGAACCATTCACTCTGGAATACAGGTTTTGCCAACTCTTACGGTGAATATTTCCAGAAGTCTCTCCTGAACCGGTCGGTAAAAAGTTTCCAATTGATCAACAACAACAGCAACGGCGAAATTACCTGGTTTCCTCCAGCGGCCAACCTGATTCGTACCGAAGTGCGATATACCGATATCAACGGGCAGGAGCAATTGGTGGATGTGCCCATAGGTGAAAACGAGACGCTGTGTCCCGGTTTGGGAGTGAACAGGTTTGATGTGCGTTCTTTCTTCCTGCCGGAGGCCAATGCAATGGACACCTTCTATACCGATTGGCAGCATGTTACGCCAGTGTATCAACTTCCAACCACCGGGTGGAGCATCAAATATTGCAACTCCTGGCACGGACAACCCTCACTGACGGGGACTGCCAATATGCCACACTTCATTTTTGATGGAGATTTCAACACATTCTGGCATTCGAACTACGCCAATTATACATTAGGTACACATCCGCTCGATCCGGAAATCACTCGGGATCCCCCACCATTTACCACTGTCATTGACATGGGTGAGCCTGTTGAAATTGCGAAGGTTGATATTTACCGCAGGTTGAGCAACAACAACACGCAAACTGTGATTGTTTATGCCCCGGCGATAGCTGACGATCAACTTTCCGACGAGGATTTCAAGTGGCTGGGCAATGTTCCCGTATCATACACCAACCATAGCATATTCAAAAACTACTTCTATCCCGGAGTGGAAAACGAGAACTGGAAAGAGCTAGGTAGGGTGGAATTCCCCAGTACCAGTTTTTCAACCCCTGAAGAAAACCTCAGGGAGGTGGATGCTACGTCACATAATATCAAGAGCAGATATGTGAAACTGATATTGCCAAATACCCGAAGCAATGGTAACGTATCGCTTGCCGAAGTGGCTATTCATGGACGATAA
- a CDS encoding DUF5000 domain-containing lipoprotein, whose protein sequence is MKAIDLLLAVLVALFFYSCEEKQLEPINESKGKPAPVSDVVVMYAPGGAIISFKLPADDDVLAVKAVYTLSNGQKREAITSFYGDNILIEGYNDTNEHEALLYTVSRSQVLSDPVLVKFTPQESPLSKAIKSVEIASDFGGAYYSWKNLYNVLLTAEMLVEDDNGIMQTARIATSNLETAFFRIRGYEPVPRRFGLVLKDNWDNVSDTIYPDGGTITPLHETTLDKKFWSIYKIDGGYLPGDFTFTNWEGRDEYMFDDDLNTFGHSYSGSLPVSITIDLGKPAILSRVTFFQRLQSGVYYGWGNPRRIIVYGSKVAPTTGGWDEWTQLIDYTIVKPSGTNDQYTVNTDEDRQAALNGHEASFPISSEAYRYIRFRFMTSWENRPYVHPSEITIHGVYEE, encoded by the coding sequence ATGAAAGCAATTGACTTATTATTGGCTGTATTGGTTGCGCTCTTTTTTTACTCTTGCGAGGAGAAGCAGCTCGAACCAATCAATGAATCAAAAGGGAAGCCGGCTCCGGTAAGCGATGTGGTGGTAATGTATGCCCCGGGCGGAGCGATCATCTCTTTCAAATTGCCTGCAGACGACGATGTGTTGGCTGTGAAGGCAGTTTATACGCTTAGCAATGGCCAGAAACGGGAGGCAATCACCTCGTTTTACGGTGACAATATTCTCATAGAGGGGTATAATGACACCAATGAACATGAAGCATTGCTTTACACTGTAAGCCGGTCACAGGTATTGTCTGACCCGGTGTTGGTTAAGTTTACCCCACAGGAGTCACCGCTCAGCAAGGCCATCAAGTCGGTCGAAATTGCCAGCGATTTTGGTGGGGCCTACTACTCCTGGAAGAATCTCTACAATGTGCTTCTCACGGCAGAGATGCTGGTGGAGGACGATAACGGTATCATGCAGACAGCGAGGATTGCCACTTCCAATCTTGAGACCGCCTTTTTCAGGATTCGCGGGTATGAACCTGTCCCCCGGAGGTTTGGACTGGTGCTCAAAGACAACTGGGACAATGTTTCCGATACGATCTATCCGGATGGTGGGACCATTACTCCTTTGCATGAAACAACACTCGACAAGAAGTTTTGGTCGATCTACAAAATTGATGGTGGCTACCTGCCAGGCGATTTTACCTTTACAAACTGGGAGGGGCGCGATGAATACATGTTTGATGACGATCTGAACACCTTCGGCCACAGCTACTCCGGATCACTTCCGGTAAGCATCACGATCGATCTGGGCAAGCCGGCCATATTAAGCCGTGTGACCTTCTTTCAACGGTTACAGTCGGGCGTTTATTACGGTTGGGGAAATCCCCGGCGGATCATCGTGTATGGTAGCAAGGTGGCTCCAACCACGGGTGGCTGGGATGAGTGGACGCAGTTGATTGACTACACCATCGTCAAACCCTCGGGTACCAATGATCAATACACGGTAAATACCGATGAGGACCGGCAGGCGGCTTTAAACGGCCATGAAGCCTCATTCCCCATCTCCTCGGAGGCGTACCGTTATATCCGGTTCAGGTTTATGACTTCGTGGGAAAACAGGCCGTATGTTCACCCGTCTGAGATAACCATTCATGGTGTATACGAAGAGTAA
- a CDS encoding endonuclease/exonuclease/phosphatase family protein, whose product MRKMKINRIFLLSIIVLLAACGKESTEEPPTVIIPPTTDAAILKVMTYNIAGAAASTGVRSLEGLAEVIKRVDPDIVAIQEVDAFTTRNGKDVHLARDLAALCGMDHWFFAKAMDFHDGEYGDAIISKLPFKETMAYNLTGDWEGQRIETRSVARVTVEVGGRDICFISTHFDHTSNEKWRILQAKELVEIVKGIEMPVIVGGDLNCTPSSEPMKILYEVLASPCKTGDCLGTFVGSKNVIDYLVYRSDNVLTLSSYGIYSWADKESDHFPVGAVFEVEKVK is encoded by the coding sequence ATGAGAAAAATGAAAATAAACAGGATATTTTTGTTAAGCATTATTGTACTGTTGGCTGCATGTGGAAAAGAGTCAACTGAAGAACCTCCAACAGTAATCATCCCACCGACAACTGATGCGGCCATTCTGAAAGTGATGACCTACAACATTGCAGGTGCCGCTGCAAGCACAGGCGTGAGAAGCCTGGAGGGGCTGGCCGAAGTGATCAAGAGGGTCGATCCCGACATTGTAGCCATCCAGGAGGTGGATGCATTTACCACCCGCAACGGAAAAGATGTCCATTTAGCCCGCGACCTGGCGGCACTTTGTGGCATGGATCACTGGTTCTTTGCAAAAGCGATGGATTTTCATGATGGAGAGTATGGTGATGCCATCATATCGAAACTTCCGTTCAAGGAGACCATGGCCTATAACCTGACTGGCGATTGGGAAGGACAACGGATAGAAACCCGTTCGGTCGCCCGTGTTACTGTTGAGGTTGGGGGAAGGGATATCTGTTTTATCAGCACCCACTTCGACCATACCAGCAATGAAAAATGGCGTATCTTGCAGGCGAAAGAGCTGGTGGAGATCGTCAAGGGGATTGAGATGCCCGTCATTGTGGGAGGAGATCTGAACTGCACCCCCTCGAGCGAGCCGATGAAAATCTTATATGAAGTGCTTGCCTCACCATGTAAAACCGGAGACTGTCTGGGGACCTTCGTGGGTAGCAAGAATGTCATTGACTATCTGGTATACAGAAGCGACAACGTGCTGACTCTCTCCTCATACGGGATCTACTCCTGGGCCGACAAGGAGTCGGACCATTTTCCGGTTGGGGCGGTCTTTGAAGTTGAAAAGGTTAAATGA